From Minwuia thermotolerans, the proteins below share one genomic window:
- the ccoP gene encoding cytochrome-c oxidase, cbb3-type subunit III → MRTDPDAAKGKEAATETDAVTGTATTGHEWDGIKELDNPMPRWWLWTFYATVIWAIGYTIAYPAWPLIDSATQGVLGYSSRAAVERDIEDAITAQQEKFDALERLSLEEIRQDPALFRFATDGGRAAFAVNCSQCHGSGAQGSPGYPNLNDDEWLWGGSVQDIYQTLQHGIRYERDDETRFSQMPAFGDGLLSREQINAVAHHVRSLAELEHDADLAAAGATVYADNCAVCHGENGGGDQSQGAPALDDAIWLYGSSVQEIRTQVVNPRHGVMPAWDFRLSDATLKQLTLFVHSLGGGELGIDIRQE, encoded by the coding sequence ATGAGGACAGATCCGGACGCGGCCAAGGGCAAGGAAGCGGCGACCGAGACGGACGCCGTCACCGGCACGGCAACCACCGGCCACGAGTGGGACGGGATCAAGGAACTCGACAATCCGATGCCGCGGTGGTGGCTGTGGACCTTCTACGCCACGGTCATCTGGGCGATCGGCTACACCATCGCCTATCCGGCATGGCCGCTGATCGACAGCGCCACGCAGGGCGTGCTGGGCTATTCCAGCCGCGCCGCGGTCGAACGGGACATCGAGGACGCCATCACCGCGCAGCAGGAGAAGTTCGACGCGCTCGAACGCCTGTCGCTCGAGGAGATTCGTCAGGATCCGGCGCTGTTTCGCTTCGCCACCGACGGCGGCCGCGCGGCCTTTGCCGTCAATTGCTCGCAGTGCCACGGTTCGGGCGCCCAGGGTTCGCCGGGCTATCCGAACCTGAACGACGACGAGTGGCTCTGGGGCGGCAGTGTGCAGGACATCTACCAGACCCTGCAGCACGGCATCCGCTACGAGCGCGACGACGAGACCCGCTTCTCCCAGATGCCGGCCTTCGGCGACGGCCTGCTCAGCCGCGAGCAGATCAACGCGGTCGCCCACCACGTCCGCTCGCTGGCCGAACTGGAGCACGACGCGGATCTGGCCGCGGCGGGCGCCACGGTCTATGCCGACAACTGCGCCGTCTGCCACGGCGAGAACGGCGGTGGCGACCAGAGTCAGGGCGCGCCGGCGCTGGATGACGCCATCTGGCTCTATGGCAGTTCGGTGCAGGAAATCCGCACGCAGGTCGTCAACCCGCGTCACGGGGTGATGCCCGCCTGGGACTTCCGTCTCAGCGACGCCACCCTGAAGCAGCTCACCCTGTTCGTGCACTCGCTGGGCGGTGGCGAACTGGGCATCGACATCCGGCAGGAGTAG
- a CDS encoding cbb3-type cytochrome c oxidase subunit 3, whose amino-acid sequence MDHETLRHFADTWGLVFLVLVFSAAVLRLFRPGAREYYRNAAHQPLQDDQEPKS is encoded by the coding sequence ATGGATCACGAAACCCTCCGGCATTTCGCCGACACCTGGGGACTGGTCTTCCTGGTCCTCGTCTTCTCCGCGGCCGTTCTCCGGCTCTTCCGCCCGGGCGCCCGCGAGTACTACCGCAACGCGGCTCACCAGCCGCTCCAGGACGATCAGGAGCCGAAGTCATGA
- the ccoG gene encoding cytochrome c oxidase accessory protein CcoG, protein MANAHRVDRIEVEAVNARKRRSLYKARESIHPMRVAGHFRRLKWWLMGILLGIYYITPWIRWDRGPGMPDQAVLIDLEHRRFFFFFIEIWPQEFYFVAGLLIMAGIGLFLVTSVLGRAWCGYACPQTVWVDLYIHVERWIDGDRNARFRMEKTPWTFTKTRKRLAKWLIWLLIAVATGGAWVFYFADAPTLFVDLFTGEAAPVAYATVAVLTATTFVFGGFMREQVCTYMCPWPRIQGAMLDENSLSVTYNAWRGEPRGRHRKGPEAHKLGDCIDCNQCVAVCPMGIDIRDGGQLECINCALCIDACNNVMEKTGGTPNLISYNNLRTYDAQEAGREAPPLKRTVLRPRTFIYAGIWALVGLAMLFALAVRDRLELNVLHDRNPQYVILSDGAVRNGYTIKILNMQLEERRVLLRVADLPGGLMTVVGQDLWPSRTREFILEPDKVRELKVFVTVPGPEIELGATPFRFSVTDLGGIEEAHYGATFYAPGD, encoded by the coding sequence ATGGCCAACGCGCATCGGGTCGACCGGATCGAGGTCGAGGCGGTCAACGCCCGGAAGCGGCGCTCGCTCTACAAGGCGCGCGAAAGCATCCACCCGATGCGCGTCGCCGGCCATTTCCGCCGCCTGAAATGGTGGCTGATGGGGATACTTCTCGGGATCTACTACATCACGCCCTGGATCCGGTGGGACCGCGGTCCGGGGATGCCCGACCAGGCGGTGCTGATCGACCTGGAGCATCGCCGGTTCTTCTTCTTCTTCATCGAGATCTGGCCGCAGGAATTCTATTTCGTTGCCGGCCTGCTGATCATGGCCGGTATCGGCCTGTTCCTCGTCACCTCGGTGCTGGGCCGCGCCTGGTGCGGCTATGCCTGCCCGCAGACGGTCTGGGTCGACCTCTACATCCACGTCGAGCGCTGGATCGACGGCGACCGCAATGCCCGCTTCCGCATGGAGAAGACCCCCTGGACCTTCACCAAGACGCGGAAGAGGCTGGCGAAATGGCTGATCTGGCTGCTGATCGCCGTGGCGACCGGCGGCGCCTGGGTGTTCTATTTTGCCGACGCGCCGACCCTGTTCGTGGACCTGTTCACGGGGGAGGCCGCGCCGGTGGCCTATGCCACGGTGGCCGTGCTGACGGCGACGACCTTCGTCTTCGGCGGTTTCATGCGCGAACAGGTCTGCACCTACATGTGTCCGTGGCCGCGCATCCAGGGCGCGATGCTGGACGAGAATTCGCTCAGCGTCACCTACAACGCCTGGCGGGGCGAGCCGCGCGGCCGGCACCGCAAGGGCCCCGAGGCCCACAAGCTGGGCGACTGCATCGACTGCAACCAGTGCGTGGCCGTCTGTCCGATGGGCATCGACATCCGCGACGGGGGACAGCTCGAGTGCATCAACTGCGCGCTCTGCATCGACGCCTGCAACAACGTGATGGAGAAGACCGGCGGCACGCCGAACCTGATCTCCTACAACAACCTGAGAACCTACGACGCCCAGGAGGCGGGCCGCGAAGCGCCGCCGCTGAAGCGCACCGTGCTCAGGCCTCGCACCTTCATCTATGCCGGTATCTGGGCCCTGGTCGGCCTCGCCATGCTGTTCGCGCTGGCGGTGCGGGACCGGCTGGAGCTGAACGTGCTGCACGACCGCAACCCGCAATACGTCATTCTTTCCGACGGAGCGGTCCGCAACGGCTACACGATCAAGATCCTCAACATGCAACTGGAGGAACGGCGTGTCCTTTTGCGTGTCGCCGATCTGCCCGGCGGGCTGATGACCGTGGTCGGTCAGGACCTGTGGCCGAGCCGCACCCGCGAGTTCATCCTGGAACCGGACAAGGTGCGCGAGCTGAAGGTCTTCGTCACCGTCCCCGGCCCGGAGATCGAGCTGGGCGCGACGCCCTTCCGCTTCAGCGTCACCGACCTGGGCGGTATCGAGGAGGCTCATTACGGCGCCACGTTCTATGCGCCCGGAGACTGA